Below is a window of Nocardia asteroides DNA.
TCGGCCTCGCCGTCGGGCGGGCCGGGCGCGATGGCGGCGGGCAGGTCGTCGTAGGGCGGGCAACCGGCGGGGAGCAGTTCCTCGAGGCGGACGGTGTCGTCGAAGTTCGGGTCCACGGCGCAGCCGAGCACGGTGGCGGTCGCGGTGGCGCGACGGCCGAGGGCCTGGGTCATGCCCGCGGCGGCGGCACCGTCGTAGATGGTCACCATCTGGGTGCCGGGGGTGAGGGTGGCGCCGGTACCGAGGCGGCCGGTGAGGGTCAGGTAGCGGCGCATCGTCGGAAGCTGGGGTGTGCGATGCCATTTGGTGTCGACGGTGCCCCACTCCGCGACGAGCACGCCGGGCGCGTCGGCCCAGTCGCCCACCGGCAGACCGAGCCGGTCCATGTGCGCCCACCACCGCGGCTGCCGTTCGCGGCGGTGGTAGCCGAGCACGGCGGCCATCAGGGCGGCGGCCCTGGCGGCGTCACCGGCGGCGTCGGCGGCGAATTCGGTGAGCGCGGCCTCCAGCGAGCCGGGACGCAGCGAGGGCGGCGCGTCGGCCTCGGCGACGGCGAAGCGAGCGCCCGGCACCTCGATGCCCGCCTCGGCGGCGCGGGCGAGCAACCAGTCGCGCAGGGCGAGCACGGTGACGGCGCGGGCCTCGGTGGCGGGCAGCAGCCCGGCCAATCCGGCCGTGTCGTAGGACTGTTCGCCGATCAGCAGCGCGGTGCGCACGATCGGCGCGAGGTCGACCAGGGCGCCGTCGGCGAGCAGCTCGTCGAGCAGGTCGGCGCCGGTGCCGAGGGTGCCCGCCCAGTCCAGCAGGGCGGTGCGCACCGCCGAACCGTGGTGGTAGACGCGCACATCCGGGTCGGCGGCGCGGTGGTCGCCGATGATGTCGAGCAGTTCGTCGAGCACGTCGGCGGTCATCGGGCCCGTGCTCGCGGGCCGGTAGACCACGGTGTGCGCGTCCGCCAGTTCCAGCACCGCGACGCCGCCGCGCCGATCGAGCTCGACGGTGAGGGCGAGGTCGCCGTGGTGCGGGCGGGGCAGCGCGCCGAGCGCGGCCGCGTCGCGCAGGGCGAAGGCCGGTTCGCCGGTGCGCTCGCGCCGCACCTGGATCTCGGCCTGGCGGCGCAGCGCCGTCACCGTGCGCGGGGTGAGCCCGGCGACTGGGGTCGTGGTGGTGGCGAGCCGGTCGATGGTGAGCACGCCCGCTTCGCGCAGCCGTGCCCGCTGGGTGGGCCGGATCCCGGCCACCAGCAACAGGTCCCGCGCGTTGACGGCCGCCGCCCGGCAAGCCGCGCACCGCCCGCAGGCCAGGTAGCGCGGGTCGCCCCACTGCACCGGCAGCAGTTCGGTCAGCTTCTCCTCGACGATGCGCTCCACCCGCGCGCGCCGCGCCAGGTACACCGGCGCGAGCTCGTCGGCCCGCATCCGCTGCTCCCCCGCGGGCGTCGCCAGCCGCGCCACCGGATCGACCCCGATTCCCGCCGCCGTCAACGCTTCCGCACAGGCAGCGAAGGCCAGCCGGGCCCGCAGCGTCTCGCGGGGCACGTCGGCGTCGACGGCACCGACCGAGGCGGTGGCCCGCTCGAACGGGGTCCGTCCGGCCGCGAGCTCACGTCGCAGCACCCGGAAGTCGTCCCCCGCCAGGCCGAATCGACTGTCGGGGACGGACGCGTCGGTCGCCGCGGGCTCCGCGCCCTCCGGTCCGTCCGCCGCTTCGGAGTTGAAGTCGTCGCCTGACACGAACTTATCCAATGCGGCATCTGAAGCGGAGCCGGTCACCGTGCCATGTCCAGGACCAGCGGTGGCCGACTCGCCCGGCACGGCAGTAGCCGATCCGCCCGGCACGGCAGTAGCCGATCCGCCCGGCACGGCAGTAGCCGATCCGCCCGGCACGGCGGTAGCCGATCCGCCCGGCACGGCGGTAACCGATCCGCCCGGCACGGCAGTAGCCGATCCGCCCGGCACGGCGGTAACCGATCCGCCCGGCACGGCGGTAACCGATCCGCCCGGCACGGCGGTAACCGATCCGCCCGGCACGGCGGTAACCGATCCGCCCGGCACGGCAGTAGCCGATGCGCCCGGCACGGCGGTGGCCCCGGCCAGGGCGGCGGTGGTGGTGGCGTGCAGGGTGTACTGCCCGGTGTCCGGGTCGCGGACCAGAAGGTCCATCCCGCAGGCGAATCGGCCGTCGAAGAAGACCGCGCCATGGACGGCGGCCGCGTTCGCGCGGAGCGCGGTCAGGGTCTGTTCGGCGGCGGTGGCGAGGGCGAGGGTGCGTTCGGCCGGGGTGGCGCCCGGCGTCTCCGGCGACGCGACGCGGATCAGGGTGTCGCCGAAGTGCCGCAGCAACTCCGGCGCCACCTCCGCCGCGCGGACGACGGGAGTGGCGGCGTCCGGTACGCCGGGCAGGTTGCCGATGGCTGTGTCGAGCGCGCGCAACAGCGCGAACTCGCAGTCCGCGGCGCGCACGAGATCGCCGACGGCACCGACCACCCGATCACCGGACACGAACAAACGCGGCCCTCCTGTGTTCACGCACACCCGACGGCAACACCTTAACCAGCGCCCCGGGCGACCAGGGCGCTACCCGCGGACATGTCGATCCTTCGCGCGCGGTACGACCCCGGCGAGCCGCCGCTAGGAGCGGGGCTTGCGCCGTTCGGTGCGCGGGCGCGGGTCCCGATCGCGACGCGGACCGCGCGAGTTCAGCCGCTGTGCCGGCGGGCCCTGGTCGGGCTGCAGCTGGATCAGCACGCCGCTGATCCTGGTGCGGCGCAAGGCTTCCAGCGTCTCGTGCGGCAGGTTGGCAGGCAGCTCCACCAGGCTGTAGTCCGGCCGGATGCTGATGTGCCCGAAGTCGCTGCGGCGCAGGCCGCCCTCGTTGGCGATGGCGCCCACGATCGCGCCCGGCACCACGCGGTGCCGCTTGCCGACGCTGATCCGGTAGGTCGCCAGCTCCTGGCCGGTCTCGCGGGAGAACGACGGGCCGCGGCTCGCGCGATCGTCGTCGTCGTAGCGGCGCGGGGCGCGCTCACGGTCCCGATCACGCTCGCGCCGCGGGGCGGGCTCCGGCTCGGGCTCCATGAAGAAGTTGTCGCCGTCGAAGCCGCCGACGGCCAGCGCGGCCGCGATGTCGACCAGCGGCGTGTTGTGCTCGGCCTCGTAGTCCTCGATGAGCTTGCGGAACAGCGCCACATTGTCCGAGGACAGGTTCTCGGTGATCATGTCGCCGAACTTCGAGACGCGGGTCGCGTTGACGTCGTCCACGCTGGGCAGCTGCATCTCGATGAGCGGATGCCGGGTGGTGCGCTCGATCGACTTGAGCAGGTGCCGCTCGCGCGGCGCGACGAACAGCAGCGCCTGACCCGAGCGGCCCGCGCGACCGGTGCGGCCGATGCGGTGCACGTAGGACTCGGTGTCGTGCGGGATGTCGTAGTTGACGACGTGCGAGATGCGATCCACGTCGAGACCGCGGGCGGCCACGTCGGTGGCGACCAGGATGTCGAGCGCGCCCGACTTCAGCTGGCCGATGGTGCGCTCACGCTGGTTCTGCGCGATGTCACCGTTGATCGCCGCGGCGGAGAAACCACGCGAGCGCAGCTTCTCGGCCAGCTCCTCGGTGGCCTGCTTGGTGCGGACGAAGATGATCATCGCCTCGAAGTCCTCGACCTCGAGCACGCGGGTGAGGGCGTCGAGCTTGCGCTGATGCGACACCTGCACCCAGCGCTGGGTGATGTTGGTGTTGGTCTGCGACTTGGACTTGACCGTGATCTCGATCGGGTCGTGCAGGTACTGCTTGGAGATCTTGCGGATCGCGCCCGGCATGGTCGCCGAGAACAGCGCGACCTGCTTGTCCTCGGGCGTGTCGGCCAGGATGCGCTCGACGTCTTCCTGGAAGCCCATCTTGAGCATCTCGTCGGCCTCGTCGAGCACCAGGTAGCGCAGCTGGGACAGATCCAGCGTGCCCTTCTCCAGGTGATCGATGACGCGGCCCGGGGTACCGACCACCACGTGCGCGCCGCGGCGCAGGCCCGACAGCTGCACGCCGTAGCTCTGCCCGCCGTAGATGGGCAGCACGTGCAGGCCGGGGATGTGCGCGGAGTACTTGCCGAAGGCCTCGGCGACCTGGATGGCGAGCTCCCGGGTGGGCGCGAGCACCAGCGCGCTCGGCTTCTTCTGCGCGGTGTCCAGACCCATCAGGATCGGGATCGCGAAGGCCGCGGTCTTGCCGGTGCCGGTCTGCGCCAGACCGACGACATCGGCGCCGGTGAGCAGCGGCGGGATGGTCGCCGCCTGGATCGGGGACGGGGACTCGTAGCCCACATCGGCGATGGCCGCCAGGATGCGGTCATCGATCCCGAGATCGGCGAAGGTCGGGCCTTCGTCGTGCCTGTCGTCGTCGGCAGGAACGCTGTCGACCTCATTAGTACTCATTGAGCTGCAGTTTACTGCCTGGCGGTAGCTGGACCGGCCACCGGGTGAATACGGTGAGACCTATGCAACTGCAGAACGGGTCAGCGCATCAGCGACCGGCGGCGGACGGGGTGACGATCGCCGTCGTCCAATTCGCTCCCCAGACCGAGCCGACGGCCAATCTGGCCGCCCTGCGCGAGCACGTCCGCGCCGCCGCGGCGGCGGGCGCGAAGGTGGTGCTCGCGCCCGAATACTCGATGTTTGCGGTGACCCGGCTCGACGAGCGGGTGGTGGCCGTCGCCGAGCCGCTCGACGGCCCGTTCGGCACCGGTCTGCGCGCCCTCGCCGCCGAATTCGGGGTGTTCCTGATCGCGGGCATGGTCGAGCGGACGAGCCGGGAGGCCACCCGGATCAGCAACACCCTGCTGGCCGCCGGACCCGACGGCGAGCTGGTCGCGGTGTACCGGAAGGTGCATCTCTACGACGCGTTCGGGCATCTGGAATCGGATGTGGTCGAGCCGGGTCCGCTCGTGGCGCCCGCCACCTTCGAGGTCGACGGTGTGATCTTCGGCATGCAGACCTGTTTCGATCTGCGATTCCCGGAGGGGTGTCGGCGTGTCGCGGCGGCGGGCGCGCACGTGCTGCTGCTGCCCGCGCAGTGGATTCCCGGCCCGGCCAAGGTCGAACAGTGGACCACGCTGCTGCGCGCCCGCGCGATCGAGAACACCGTCTACGTGGCCGCGGCCGATCAGTGCGCGCCGCGTGGCGCGGGCGCGTCGATGATCGTCAACCCGGCGGGCACGGTGCTGGCCGAGCTCGGTGACGACCCCGGCGTCCTCACCGCGACGGTCGATCTCGGGCACGTGGCGCGGGTGCGCACCGCCAACCCGAGCCTGTCGCTGCGCCGGTTCGCGATCAGCGAGCGCGTATCGCCGGAGCCGGTCGCGGAGTAGCGTTCGAGACGTGGTCTATCCGGATCGCGCCGCGGCAGGCCGGGTCCTCGGCAAGGCGCTGGAACACCTGCGGGCGCCACGTCCGCTGGTGCTCGGGCTACCGCGCGGCGGTGTGCCGGTGGCGGCCGCGGTGTGCGGGGTCATCGCCGCCGAACTCGACATCCTGCTGGTGCGCAAGCTGGGGCTGCCCTGGCAGCCGGAGCTGGCCATGGGCGCGCTCGGCGAGACCGGCGTGCTGGTCGTCAACCGCGACGTGGTCGAGCGCAGCGGGGTCACCCAGGAAGCCTTCGACGAGGTCGAGCGCGACGAGCGGATCGAGCTGGCGCGCAGGCAGCACGCCCTGCGGGTGCGTGACCCGGTGCCGCTGGGCGGGCGCGCGGTGGTGATCGTCGACGACGGCATGGCCACCGGGGCCACCGTGCTGGCCGCGTGCCGGGTGGCGGCGACGCAGCGCCCGGACCGGCTGGTGGTCGCGATGCCGGTGTCCTCGCCCGAGGCGGCGCGCCGGGTCCGGCGCGAGTGCGACGAGCTGATCTGCCTGTGGACGCCGGCCGATCTCGGCGGCGTCGGCATGGCCTACCACGACTTCCACCAGCTCGACGACGAGGAAGTCCGCGCGCTGCTGAGCTAGCTCAGCCGAAGCACTGCCCTTCGCCCCGGTAGGTCGGCACGGTGGTGCGCGAACCGGATTCGTCGACCAGGTGGATGCGGTCGAAGCGCTCACACAGCTCGCCCGCCTTGGCGTGCCGGAACCAGACGCGGTCGCCGATCGCGAGTTCGGCGCCCCCGGCCAGCGGCGTCTGCACCTCGCCCGCGCCCTCGGAACCGAGCAGCTTCAGCCCGGCGGGCCACACCGGCAGCGGCACCCGGCTGGGCCCGGCCGGACCGGAGGCGATGTAGCCGCCCGCGAACACGGTGGCGATGGTCGGGGTCGGCTTGCGCAGCACCGGCGTCGCGAAGAACAGCGCCGGGCGCGGGGTGAACGAGCGGTAGTGGTCGAACAGGGTCGGCACGTACAGCCCGGAACCCGCGGTCACCTCGGTGACGTCGGGATCGCCGATCGAGACCTCGATCGAGCCGGTGCCGCCGCTGTTGACGATCTCGAGCGGCCCGGTGACCATGCGCACGGCGTCGAGCACCTCGCCGCGCCTGCGGCCGATCTCGCGCGCGGACAGCCGCTTGACCACCCGCACGGCCGGGTTGCTGTCGGGCAGGCCGGCGATCTGGGCCTCGTAGGTCATCACGCCCACCACGTCGAAGCCGCGCCTGCGTGCCTCGGTGGCCAGCACCGCGGCCTGGCCCGGGTCGCGCACCGGGGAGCGCCGCACGCCCAGGTGCAGCGGGCCGATCCGCAGCGAGGCGTCGACGTCGAGGCAGACCCGGGGATGGACCAGGTCGGTGCCGAGGGCGGCGCGGGTGAGTTCGAGCTGGGCGACGTCGTCGATCATCAGGGTGATCGCGCGCAGCAGCTCGGGTGAGCCCGCCAGTTCGGCCAGCGCGGCCCGGTCGGTGACGGGGTAGCCGAGCAGGATGTCGCCCGCGCCGAGGCGGGCGAGCCAGATGGCCTCGCGCAGCGAGTAGGCCATGATGCCGGCGAAGCCGTCGCGGGCGGTGAGTCCGTCGCCGAGCACCCGCTCGAGCACGGCGCGGCAGCGCACCGACTTGCTGGCGACCCGGATCGCGACGCCGTTCGCGCGGCGGACCAGGTCGGCGGCGTTGGCGTCGAGCGCGGCGAGGTCGAGCGCCGCCAGCGGCGGGTCGAGGTCGGCGGTCGCCGCGTGCAGCGGGTGCAGCGATGTCGTCTGGGTCACTCGACTACTGAACCACCTATTTGGTCAGGCGTCCAGCATCGCGGCGGATCAGGCTTCGACGGCCTTGAGCGTCAGGCAGCCGACCAGATCGTCGATGACGACGAGGGTGGTCTCGTCGTTACCGTCGGCGAGCCAGCGCAGGACCGCGCCGTGCAGCACCGAGACCATGTAGGTGGCGATCGAGTCGAGCGGCTCGAGCCACTGGGTGCCCGAGTGCCGGGCGCACAGACCGAGGAAGCCGATCGCCTCGTCGTCGAGCTCACGGAACAAAGCGGTAGCCGTGGGATCGCCGACGGTGCCGCCCGAGGGCGACCAGCGCTCCCGCAGCGTCTGCAGCGCGGTCTCGTACGCGGCGACCTGACGCTCCGGCGCGGCTTTCACCAGCGGCCAGTAGGCGCTCAGCCCGGCGTGCAGGAAGATCCGCAGGGCGCGCACGCCCGCGGCATCGGTACTCGCTGCGGCTTGCTCGACGGCCTGACATACAGCGGGCCGCAGCGCGGTTTCGGTAAGTTCACGACTGGCGCTCAACGACAACTCCTCGGCAACAAATTTCGCTGCCCGCGGCGATGCGAGCTAGTGGATGAGGACGACCGTTGCGGATCAACCTATCCAGCGAGCTCGATCTTAGAAGGTTTTCTGGATTCACGAACTGCTTCAGTCGTGTTTTTCAGACTGAAAGATTGTTTTGTTATCCGAATGCGACCTTTTGTAAAACCGACCATACGGCTTGAATAGCGCACATTCCCCCGCATTCGGCGCCCCGACGGCCCGATTTCGCAGTTCTAGTCGATGGTACAAGTATGCGCAGGTCACGGCCGCTCCCTGTGGGCGACGGCACAGTGGCACCCGGCGAAACGGACACAACACAGTGCGTGTCGGATCCGCGAACTCCCTCCCCGGCGCGCCGGTGGCGTCGATAACCTGGTCAAGTGACTCTCTCGCCTCCTGCCGACCAGTTCGCCCTCAGCGGCACCTTCAATTTCCGCGATGTGGGCGGGCTCCGTACCGCCGACGGTACGACGACGCGCCCCGGCGTGCTGCTGCGCTCGGCCCAGCTGAGCGGCCTCGACGCGAAGGGCCACGACACGCTGCGCGGCCTGGGCGTCACCGACGTGCACGACCTGCGCGGCCTGGGGGAGATCGACCACATCGGCCACGACGTGCTCCCCGCGGGCGTGCGGCTGCACATCACGCCGTTCGACTCGCGGATGGAGCAGGCGCCCCCGCACGAGGCGCAGACCGTCTCGGCGCGGGCGCACATGCTCGAGGTCTACCGGCAGTTCCCGGTGATGCCGGAGGCGCACGCCGCGATCACCCGGCTGGCCGGCTCCGTCGTCGCTGGCGAGGGCGCCGCGCTGGTGCACTGCGCCGCGGGCAAGGACCGCACCGGCTGGGCGGTGGCCACCCTGCTGCGCGCGGTCGGCGTCACCGAGGACGACGTCTACGCCGACTACCTGGCCAGCAATGCCGCCGTCGCGCCGCTGCGCGTGCTGCTCGAACCCAAGATCGGCAACGGCGCCGCGCTGTCCGACGACCTGCTCGGCGTGCACGAGGAGTACCTGCGCACCGCCGACGCCACCGTCGCCGACGCCTACGGCGACACCGAGGGCTACCTGGCCGCCATCGGCCTGACCGGCGAGCTACGCACGCAGCTGCGCGCCCGGCTGCTGTGAGCTAGAGCCCGCTGACGCGGCGCTGCCGCATCGGCAGCACCGCGCGGACCAGACCGTCGGCCTCGATGCTCACCAGATTGCCGGTGTGGAACCAGCTTCCGCTGAACCGGGCGGCCGAGGCGTCCGGGTCGTTCCAGTAGCGCCTGCTGACATTCGGTCCGCGGCACAGCAATTCGCCGCGGCCCGCGTCGGCATGCGGTCCGGCCAGCGCCAATTCCGTTCCGCCGAAGGCGAAGCCGAGGGTGGAGGTGGACTCGGTGCGGTCGGTGTCGTCGACCATCAGGCCGATGCCGCTGGTCTCCGTGGCGCCCCACACCGACCACTGCCTGGCGGCGGGGAAAGCCGCGCGCAGGGCCGCGGTCAGGCTGGCCGGTGCCGCGGCGGCGGCGCGTTCGGAGCGGTGACAGGCCTTGCTGATCCGCCGCACCCCGGCCCCGCCCCCGCGCGCGGCCAGCGCGGGCAGCAGGCCGGCGAACAGGCGCGGCGTGCCCGAGACCGTGTCGATCCGCTCGGCGGTGAGCACGTCGGCCAGATCGCGCGCGCCCGGCGCCAGCACCACGGTCCCGCCCACGGCGAAGGTGGGCAGCAGCTGGTCGACACAGCCGCTGGCGTGGGCCAGCGGCAGCAGCACCAGGTTGCGCAGGCCGTCGGCGGGCAGGTCGAGGGCCCCGATCACCGACGACACGGCCGAGAGCAGGTTCTCGTTGCTCAGTTCCACGCCGGTGGGCACCGGTCGCCGGGCCGCGGTGCCGGTGTAGCAGAGCAGCGCCGGGTCGTCGAGTGCGGCGCCGTCGTCGATGTAGGCGGCGCTGTCGGGCAGCGGACCGTCGGGGCCGAGCACGAAATCGGCACTGCTGTCGGCGATCACCCGCTCGGCGACCGCGGGCGGCAGCGAGTCCGGCACGAGCACCGGCACGGCGCCGGACAGCAACGCGCCGAGGAAGGCCTGCACCCACCGCGCGCTGGTCGGCATGTGCACCGCGACCCGGTCGCCGTAGCCGATGCCGTGGTCCTGCAGGCCGCCCGCGATCCGCGAGGCGCTGTGCCACAGCTCGCGATAGGTCAGCCGGGGGCCGCCGACCTCGACGACGGCCTCCCGGCCGGTGAACGAGTGCACGCGCAGATCGAGCAGTTCGGTGAGGGCCGGGCTGAGGTCGCCGTAGCGCAGCACGCCGTCGGAACCCCTGGTCAGCCGGCCGGCCGCACCCCCGGTGGGGAACTCGATGATGGTCGCGCCCGGTTCGTGCTCGCTCTGACCCATCCGGACCTCCACGTACGTCGATGCAGCACCGCACCTGTGACTATATGACGTGGATCACATCGTTGTCAGGCACTCGGCGGGGTCATTCGCCGCGGTAGGTCGCCTTGCCCGGCCCGATCTCCAGGAAGCTGCGCACCGCGCCGCGCAGATCGGCGGTGGCGAACAGCTCGCCCGAGACCGCGGGGGTCACCGAATCCGCGTGTGCCACACCGCCGGAACGCCACGCCTCGATGATCTGCTTGGTGGCGCCGTGCGCGCGGGTCGGTCCCGCGGCCAGCCGGGCGACGAGCTCGCGGGCGGCGGTGTCGACGTCCTCGTGGACCGCGTTGACCACGCCCCACTCGGCCATCGTGGCGGCGTCGTAGAGGTCGCCGGTCATCACGAACTCGCGGGCGCGGCCCGATCCGGCGCGCTCGGCCAGGCGCTGCGGGCCGCCCATCGACGGGGTCAGCCCCACCACGGTCTCGACCAGGCCGAACTTGGCCTTGGGCGCGGCCAGGATGATGTCGCAGGCCAGCGAGACCTCGAAGGCCGCGGTGAGCGTGAGCCCGTGCGCGGCGAAGACCACCGGGCACGGCAGCGCCTCGATCGGATGGATGAGGTTCGCGAACAGGTCGCTCCACAGCCGGGCGCCCTCCTCGACGGTGAGCCCGTCGAAGATGTTGACGTCCACCCCGCCCGAGACGACCTTGCCCTCGGCCCGGATCAGCACCGCGCGCGGCGGCTGCTTGCCCAGCGCGGCGACGTCGGCGATCAGCGAGTCCATGAGCCGCCGGTCGAACAGGTTCAGCGGCGGATGATCGATGGTGATCGTCGCGATCTCGGCACCGGCGTCGGTGAAGTCGCGGATCAGGCGGGTGGGCTGCGTTGCGCTCATCCCGTCAGCGTAGAACCGGGCGGGAACCCGGTGGAGATGGTGCCCACATCGTGGAACCGACGCGGTGTCGGCACTCGTTGACATGATGAGTTGTCGGGGACCTCGGTGCCCTACAGTTCGTTTTGCCGGGCGAAGAGGAGGACGACGCCGTGTTCAACAAAGCGATCGAGAAGGCCGTGGTCGACGTGCTCGACACCGGATCCAAGCTGCAGGCGCCCGCCGTGCGCCGCTACGTCGCCTATCTACGTGAGCGTCATCCCGGCGAGAGTCCCGCCCAGCTCGTCGAACGACTGGAGAAGCAGTACCTGCTCGCCGTCACCGGCAGCGGCGCCGCGGTCGGCGCGACCGCGGCGGTGCCCGGCGTCGGCACCCTGGCCGCGCTCGGCGCGATCAGCGCGGAGACCGCGTTCTTCATGGAGGCCTCCGCGCTGTTCACCCTGGCCAGGGCCTATGTGCACGGCATCGAGCCGGAGGACAAGGAAGCCAGGCGCGCGCTGGTGCTGGCCGTCGTCCTCGGCGACGCGGGCATGGCCATCGTGCAGAAGGGCCTGGGCACCTCGTCCAAGAACTGGGCGGCCACGCTGGCCAACAAGGTGCCCGGCATGGCCTCGATCAACAACCGGCTGCTGCAGCAGTTCATCAAGCGCTTCATCACCAAGCGGGCCGCGCTGATGGCGGGCAAGATCCTGCCCGCGGGCATCGGCGCCGCCATCGGTGGCGCGGGTAACCGCGCGCTGGGCAAGGTGACGATCGACAACGCGCGCAAGGCTTTCGGGCCCGCGCCCGCGTTCTGGCCGAGCCCGCTGCACCCGGTGATCGACGCCGACCCGCTCCCCGCCATCGACTCGCCGTCGGCGAAGACGCAGTGAGCCGCGCCCACGGCGACGCCGTGCGGTTGCGCGGTGTCGGCAAGCAGTACGAGCTCGTCGGCGCCGTGCACGACATCGCGTTCGCGGTGCCGACCGGCTCGGTGACCGCGCTGGTGGGCCCGGCGGGTGCAGGCAAGTCGACCGTGCTGCGGATCGTCCTCGGTCTGCAGCAGCCGACCACCGGCACCGTCGAGCACGGGCTGCCGGGCACGGGTCCGGGCAGCGTCGGCGCGGTGCTCAACCCGCGGGGGCTGCATCCGGGACGCACGGTCCGCGAGCACCTGCGCTGTTATGCCCCGGTCGCCGGGGTGTCGCGGCGGCGGGTCGAGGCGGTCCTCGCGGACACCGGGCTGGCCGCTGTCACCGATACCGTTGTGGCCCAGCTGCATCCGGGTCAACAGACCCGGCTGGCGCTGGGCACCGCGCTGCTGGCCGATCCCCCGCTGCTCGTGCTCGACGATCCGTTCGCCGGTGCCGAGGGCCTCGACCGCGGCTGGCTGCACGAGGTACTGC
It encodes the following:
- a CDS encoding DEAD/DEAH box helicase, with product MSTNEVDSVPADDDRHDEGPTFADLGIDDRILAAIADVGYESPSPIQAATIPPLLTGADVVGLAQTGTGKTAAFAIPILMGLDTAQKKPSALVLAPTRELAIQVAEAFGKYSAHIPGLHVLPIYGGQSYGVQLSGLRRGAHVVVGTPGRVIDHLEKGTLDLSQLRYLVLDEADEMLKMGFQEDVERILADTPEDKQVALFSATMPGAIRKISKQYLHDPIEITVKSKSQTNTNITQRWVQVSHQRKLDALTRVLEVEDFEAMIIFVRTKQATEELAEKLRSRGFSAAAINGDIAQNQRERTIGQLKSGALDILVATDVAARGLDVDRISHVVNYDIPHDTESYVHRIGRTGRAGRSGQALLFVAPRERHLLKSIERTTRHPLIEMQLPSVDDVNATRVSKFGDMITENLSSDNVALFRKLIEDYEAEHNTPLVDIAAALAVGGFDGDNFFMEPEPEPAPRRERDRDRERAPRRYDDDDRASRGPSFSRETGQELATYRISVGKRHRVVPGAIVGAIANEGGLRRSDFGHISIRPDYSLVELPANLPHETLEALRRTRISGVLIQLQPDQGPPAQRLNSRGPRRDRDPRPRTERRKPRS
- a CDS encoding alanine racemase, whose protein sequence is MTQTTSLHPLHAATADLDPPLAALDLAALDANAADLVRRANGVAIRVASKSVRCRAVLERVLGDGLTARDGFAGIMAYSLREAIWLARLGAGDILLGYPVTDRAALAELAGSPELLRAITLMIDDVAQLELTRAALGTDLVHPRVCLDVDASLRIGPLHLGVRRSPVRDPGQAAVLATEARRRGFDVVGVMTYEAQIAGLPDSNPAVRVVKRLSAREIGRRRGEVLDAVRMVTGPLEIVNSGGTGSIEVSIGDPDVTEVTAGSGLYVPTLFDHYRSFTPRPALFFATPVLRKPTPTIATVFAGGYIASGPAGPSRVPLPVWPAGLKLLGSEGAGEVQTPLAGGAELAIGDRVWFRHAKAGELCERFDRIHLVDESGSRTTVPTYRGEGQCFG
- a CDS encoding phosphoribosyltransferase; the protein is MVYPDRAAAGRVLGKALEHLRAPRPLVLGLPRGGVPVAAAVCGVIAAELDILLVRKLGLPWQPELAMGALGETGVLVVNRDVVERSGVTQEAFDEVERDERIELARRQHALRVRDPVPLGGRAVVIVDDGMATGATVLAACRVAATQRPDRLVVAMPVSSPEAARRVRRECDELICLWTPADLGGVGMAYHDFHQLDDEEVRALLS
- a CDS encoding AAA domain-containing protein, with the translated sequence MSGDRVVGAVGDLVRAADCEFALLRALDTAIGNLPGVPDAATPVVRAAEVAPELLRHFGDTLIRVASPETPGATPAERTLALATAAEQTLTALRANAAAVHGAVFFDGRFACGMDLLVRDPDTGQYTLHATTTAALAGATAVPGASATAVPGGSVTAVPGGSVTAVPGGSVTAVPGGSVTAVPGGSATAVPGGSVTAVPGGSATAVPGGSATAVPGGSATAVPGGSATAVPGESATAGPGHGTVTGSASDAALDKFVSGDDFNSEAADGPEGAEPAATDASVPDSRFGLAGDDFRVLRRELAAGRTPFERATASVGAVDADVPRETLRARLAFAACAEALTAAGIGVDPVARLATPAGEQRMRADELAPVYLARRARVERIVEEKLTELLPVQWGDPRYLACGRCAACRAAAVNARDLLLVAGIRPTQRARLREAGVLTIDRLATTTTPVAGLTPRTVTALRRQAEIQVRRERTGEPAFALRDAAALGALPRPHHGDLALTVELDRRGGVAVLELADAHTVVYRPASTGPMTADVLDELLDIIGDHRAADPDVRVYHHGSAVRTALLDWAGTLGTGADLLDELLADGALVDLAPIVRTALLIGEQSYDTAGLAGLLPATEARAVTVLALRDWLLARAAEAGIEVPGARFAVAEADAPPSLRPGSLEAALTEFAADAAGDAARAAALMAAVLGYHRRERQPRWWAHMDRLGLPVGDWADAPGVLVAEWGTVDTKWHRTPQLPTMRRYLTLTGRLGTGATLTPGTQMVTIYDGAAAAGMTQALGRRATATATVLGCAVDPNFDDTVRLEELLPAGCPPYDDLPAAIAPGPPDGEAEIEAALELTAQDLLVTLPAVPENAVHDLLLRRAPRLRDGMALPQAHGDIAAALASAVGALDSSYLAVHGPPGTGKTGTTGRAIERLVTRHRWRIGVVAQSHAVIERIFDAVVEAGLLPELVAKKDVASVGPEWSAIDADKYPRFLDNAVNGCVIGGTTADFVDETLIAPGALDLLVIADAGASSLADTVAVAVSARNLLLIGDPVPARAQASHPEPVQVSALEWLCEGAATLPAERGYFLDRTWRMHPAVCDPVSASCYDGRLRASETITLARDLAGIAPGVSTVLVEHRGSATESDAEAREVVRRVRTLLGETWTSGGRARRLHPHDVFVVAPYAAQVARIRTLLARAKIEDVLVGTPDRFRGREAAVVVLSMTTSTPADAPFGMRALLSRTVIHETLCRAMWKAIVIRSPLLTEYLPETPEELAALAGFLRLD
- a CDS encoding tyrosine-protein phosphatase; translation: MTLSPPADQFALSGTFNFRDVGGLRTADGTTTRPGVLLRSAQLSGLDAKGHDTLRGLGVTDVHDLRGLGEIDHIGHDVLPAGVRLHITPFDSRMEQAPPHEAQTVSARAHMLEVYRQFPVMPEAHAAITRLAGSVVAGEGAALVHCAAGKDRTGWAVATLLRAVGVTEDDVYADYLASNAAVAPLRVLLEPKIGNGAALSDDLLGVHEEYLRTADATVADAYGDTEGYLAAIGLTGELRTQLRARLL
- a CDS encoding carbon-nitrogen hydrolase family protein; this translates as MQLQNGSAHQRPAADGVTIAVVQFAPQTEPTANLAALREHVRAAAAAGAKVVLAPEYSMFAVTRLDERVVAVAEPLDGPFGTGLRALAAEFGVFLIAGMVERTSREATRISNTLLAAGPDGELVAVYRKVHLYDAFGHLESDVVEPGPLVAPATFEVDGVIFGMQTCFDLRFPEGCRRVAAAGAHVLLLPAQWIPGPAKVEQWTTLLRARAIENTVYVAAADQCAPRGAGASMIVNPAGTVLAELGDDPGVLTATVDLGHVARVRTANPSLSLRRFAISERVSPEPVAE